Genomic segment of Panicum virgatum strain AP13 chromosome 2K, P.virgatum_v5, whole genome shotgun sequence:
ttatttctttatcttcattgagacatcttacatgaaaattattttgcagtcttcagatgctccagaaaactgtggttttaccaggtgggtcgatcctgcaccaattgattcagttcaggagttcatcgagtacctccagataaagatctttgatctggaatgcaaggtgaaccattacgaggaagtgagtgagggtaacaaagacgacgaagatgatgataccagcaatgctgccgcttcacaggatgaatcatgcactattccttactgcaactgacattgtcacaagaagaaggaccCTGCCCCTctggcaccaccgcctgcaccacctgcaatgggtggatactgcggagaaggctcaacacagTTTGCTACGttggggtacggctactaggactacctagtgctagtgacatgctgcatcgttgtgtttgttatgtttttttaaattacctaaggcatgttagcttagttcagaatctgtttaccgtagttgcaacgggttctgtcatgccactgcatgtctgatgtgtgtttTATTAACGtcgtattatgatgtaattcttatggtttacattgtgtaatgcagtttgtagttcttaattcttaccgttatatttgatgtgtggttcacagtattctagtctcctgaaaatgtccgaaaatattaaaggcaagttcgaagattcactagattgcttgtgcgtgcgtggcacctcggTGTCGTGATCTGTGGCGTcaagacgtgttatctcggcgccacatattacggcctcagggtctatttctgcaaaaagttacaaaaaagacacatatgTGAAATTATTTCGCAAAAAGGGCTAAATTACAAAAATTACGgtcggccgccccgctgccgggcggccagggggagccggccgccccgctgccgggcgaccggccccagggacctgcgcgcaattttctttctgaaaattttttcacaaatgcccctgtcgccccgctgccgggcggccagatctcggccgcccggcagcagggcggccggggtatattcctgtaaatttccaaatcgaaaatatatttttttgtaaaaaaacgaaaataaaaaaaaactgccTCTCCTTTGTCCGTCGAGGAGTTCTCAGCCCATGTAGCCCATATTATCGCTGATGAATGTCTTGGCTAGCCCAGGTTTACACGTACAGCCACACGAGAGCGAGAGTTGCTGGCAGGCGGCCACGATGAGGAAATGTGATGGCGCGACGGTATGCTTTCGCCGTCAGCTGTGATGACGCTTATGCTTGATTTCGAGGGGAAATATGGTCGTCAGATGGTACTCCGATGTGGGTTGCCTTTCATTTTCAGCGtcggtttcctttttttttttttgcttatcGCGAATGATGATGTACTCGTCCCAACGGATCGGTCGCTAGCATCTAGAAGACATGGATCACATGTTCAAATATCAGCCACGCATTTGGTTTCTGGTCTATCCATTGCTACACTCATGATgcacaaaattatatttatatttCATTTTATTATTAGTGTAGCACAAATGTCATTTCCTCGACAAAGGTGATTATTCTATGTCTAAGCATTCATTTTGCACAGGGAGAAGAAGAGGTTTTGCCTTTTCTTGGCATTGAAACGACAAATTGTTAAACTTTCTATGGAAGATTATACCTGTAATGAAACCGCTTTCATGCCACCCCACCATGCTAATAACAACTGAAAAAAAGAAGCAGCAACCTTTTTATattaaaagaaaaaggagagaaaaatcTACTAGTAGTATGGTTCTTCCAATCTTCCTGCTAGTCCCattggaggctggagctgacCTAACTTTCCGACCCCCTGGTTGGAAAGACAGGCCCCCAACTACCAGGCATTAAAATGTCCAAGCAAAGCAGGCTACAAGATAAGCTAATCCGTCGTACGAACGCAGAATATATTTTTTCAATGCCAATTATTCAACAGGATAAGATCACATTGCACATGCACAGTCAccccagcccccccccccccccccctccctaaCCCACCAAACCTAATATAATTATCAATCACTTTGCTCACACCGGAGGTGAAAGTGCAAGGATTAGTGGATTGATCAAAGAGTAATTAAGGATAAACAATCTGCATAGGATTCCTGATCACCACCCCTTGTCTGTTCTCTCTGACTCAAAACTACTCGCCAAGGGAAACCCAAAAAAATACTCCATGTGACGCCCGGTGTGGTGCTTTGTTTTGTGCATGAAAACGATGTGGTTGATTTACCACCCTTTTACCTCACCCACCACTTTCCCAAGAAAACGAAACAGTTTCACTTTCATACCACTTTTATTTCCTGTAGTGCATTTCAATTTGTTTATGTGGCAACCCGTTGTTGTTCTCTCCATGTTTGGATAAAACAGaggtttaaaaaaaactttcacATTGTTGTCGATCTACtctctccgtttcaaattatgagtcgtttgactttttcgacctcaaatttgaccactcgtcttattcaaaaatttatataaaatattatttattttgttgtggATTGCTTTATCAATGCAAGTTCTTCAAAAGTGTCTTAAATTTGATtatatttgcacaaattttttgaataagaaatttaattatatttgcacaaattttttgaataagacgagtgatcaAACTTAAACAGAGGGAGTACGCACCACGTGGAATGATAAGGGAAACAGGGATGGGTGGATCCATTTGCTGCTTTTTCAAAACAAAGTTAACTAGCCGCAAAGTGACTTTCGTTCTTGGGATCAGATCAGACTTTGATTCTTACTCACCGGCTATTCTTTGATTTCTTTCTGATCCACAAGCAAACATTGGGCACGGCTGATGACCGGTTAGTTAGCTGGCGGCATAGTACAATCATGGGATACCTTATCAAGCAAATCATGGCACGGCAGTGGATTAATCAAATGGATCAAAGGCAGCTAACCACCACGATGATCATTAGTCAATGATACCAGGTTAGGTCAGTTCATAGGAGTACACAACTTCTGAGGTCAAAGAAAGCCAGGATGAACACAACAGACTTGGATCTTATACACTGCAATTATATAGTATATATAAGTGGCTACTAATCTCTACTGGCCAAAGAGGGGCCAAAGCTGGAAGCAAATTTGCAGCTGCTAATCACTACCATCAGTACTGCTATTTTGCAGATCGGACAGTGAGAAGGACCTTGGAGATCTGAAGCTCCCAAGGCCATTCCTCCTCTGCATGCCAACACCGAGGAGCCTAGGGGGAGGCAACGGCAATGCCGGCGCGTCCCGGACGTTCTTGCCGCGGTGCGGCAGCTGATTgcattcctcctcctcctcgtcggagTCGTCCTCTTCGCCCTCGTCCCCCTCGGCTACGGCGTGGTCTGGGGCCAGGAGAGGGGGCAGATAGGTGACCGTGGCGAGCGAGCTGCAGGAGGCTCGCCGGGACCAGTTGGCCAGGATCCGGCGGCGCTTGTTGAAGGGGTTCTCTGGCTTGGCCAGCTccttggccgccgccaccgtcgacgTGGCCTCGGCGAGGCTTGTGAACGACTTGGACTTGCCGGAGTAGAAGCTGGAGAGACCCTTCCTGATCACACCAAATTAAACTCGAGTTAATTCCGTGAACAATCTGAGGCGATTTAGGCTCAAAGATCCATTTTTCTCTGTTATTACAAAGTGGGGAAATCCATGAATTGCAATTTCTCACACCATTCGCGCGATCTAGGACTCCATTTCACATCGCGGACAAGCTTATCAATATAGCAAAGGTTCCAAAAAAATCTCCTTTCGGAAAAGTTATCGTTTTGCAGAAGTAAAACAAGCATGGACAAGCCAAGACGATAAAAATGAAAGCTTTATTCACTCACTTGATGGGCCAGGAGTCTTCGAGGGCGTCCAAGCAGCCGAGCGCATCACCCTCCTTGAGCTTGCTCtcaacctcctcctccccgtcctCTTCGCCGGCCTCCGACGAGGAGTTCTCCCCGATCGAGGagcccgacggcgacggcgccccGATCGACGAGGTATCGGTCCGCACCTCCTCCGCCTCGTCGTCCTCTATGAAGAACCCGTCGCTCCTCCTCTTCCCGGCCGCCAGCACGGCCGCCTGGTCGCCGGCGCTCCTCTTCCCGGATCCGGGGAACCCGTAGGCCGGccgcacctccgccaccgccgtcgacaTGTCGTCTGCACCTCGAGATCAGAAGGCCCGGGGGGTGCCAGCGTGCGGTCAGAGCGATTGAGCAAATCTCGGGTGGATTAGGATATGTGTCCGTCCAAGAACAGGAACTCAACAActtaagagagagagagagagagagagaagaagaagaagaagaagaagcaaaacGCAGGATAGGATAAGATCAAGGACCAGGAGGCAACTTGAGTGCGCGGGGTCTTTGTAGCCTGAAGGAGGCCGCAAGGCCCGGGATCCTCTGCAACGAAGCACAAAATTACGCACCGTGTGCCGTTGGGCAAAATTGATTGCATGCCAAACGCACGCCAATTGGCTTGGTGATCCGGCACCGTATCTCTATCATCTCATATTAATTAGTGATGGAAGTCTAGCATCGTATCTCACCTTATCTTGGGATTGTTGTGTATTCAATAATTCAGTAAAAGAATTAAAGTCTActagtaaatatttatttagggAGTTATGAGTTGATTAATATATGGATAATTGAGGAGAATTCTAACCAACAGCACACAGTATGTACACCGCTTCTGAAGTTAGTAAAAGGAGACTAGCCAGCCACGCGTGCTGGTTCGCCTTGCCGTGGCCTAGCCGAGCCTACGTGATATGCGTAGGGAATGGGTTGTTTTTGCTGTTTTAGAGGAATGGATGTTAGGTTGTTCACACTGGCATCCCGTAAAGACTCCTCCAGGACGCTTTAGAGGAAATAGGAGCTCCAGCGGTCTCCCCTACAGCGTCTGGTGGCGTgcaggaggagggaggacccccccccccccatggcTGTGGAAGTCCCCTGCGtccacgtgggccccaccgagACTCCGCTCGCGCCGCACCCCAaccgctccgctccgccccgccgctctactccgctcggctctgctccgctcggctcggccccgccatggccgccgccgcgccatggcctcggccgcgcgccgccgtggccgggaGGGAGAGCCCGCCACTGCGCCCCGCCACGGCCAcgccccgccgcggccacgccccgCTGCGGCCACGCCCCACCCCGCCATGGCCAGAGGTCGAACGCCCCGCGCACGCCCGCAGCCCCCCGACCCCCTCCACGCGGTGATCCGCCGCCGACTTCGCTGGCGGCCCGCAGGGCACCCTGTGCCCACGATCCGCCGAGCTCGAGGATCGAATCGAGGCCGGGTTGCCTCGCCATGGCGGCCGCTCCTCCCGCGGCTCCGCCAGGGTCCGCGACGCCGGGGGCCGCGGCTCGTCGGCGGAGGGGGCAGAGGCCGGGCcacaggggaggggcgccgccCCGTGCCCCAGCcgcggagagagggagggagcaggTGACCACACGCGGGGCGGAGGTCGACGCGGCCCGCCTCGtctcgccgcccctccgcctcccccgtGCGGCCCCCGCCGCGACCTCGCGCGgctccggccgccgtcgcccggcCTCTGAGCGGGCACGCGCCGCGGCCACGCGCGGCTCCGGCAGGGGGaggggccgccgccatggctcggcgagctcgaggccggcgcgcgcgaggcccgccgccgggggcggggCCCCTGCTCCGCGCCCGCCCGGTGCGGGGGCGCTCCCGGCCTCTGCGCccgcctcgccatggccacagagggagagggggagagagagagagcgacggggaggggaggagagagaggggggagagagagcgaTGGGGTGGGGATTGAGAATAGGAGGGTAGGGGGAGGgagataaaaaaaatctgaCGCGTGGGTCCCGCTGCTGGAAGTTGGGATAGAGAAGAAATATAGAGGATGGATGGATGCAGCGAAAATAGATATAGAGGAGAGAATTTGAATGACCAGGACATGAATATTCttttatggaaggaaaatagAGGAGGATGAGTGTGGATAGTCTTAATGGTGTTGAATCAATGGAATGATGGCTGAGCAGTAAAGGTGCGAATTGATGAATGTTCATGCTCATCCCTCAACTCATCCAACGCCTATTTAAATCAGTATGCTCCTCTCATTCCATCATCTCTTTCGCTAGCGCTGTGTGCACAGTTCTAGCAAGAGCAGACCTTCAAAACATTGCACGGCACGAGATAATGGGCAATCAGATTTTTGAAGAGTATCTTCACGCAACTGCTCACTTTCTCCCCGAACTAGTACTTGGTCGGGTGGCCATAGCTGTCCCCCCAAGTGAACACAAAAATGGTCACAACGGCCATCTACATTGCAACGACTTAATTCAGCAGCATCGAACAACTTGGA
This window contains:
- the LOC120695750 gene encoding uncharacterized protein LOC120695750: MSTAVAEVRPAYGFPGSGKRSAGDQAAVLAAGKRRSDGFFIEDDEAEEVRTDTSSIGAPSPSGSSIGENSSSEAGEEDGEEEVESKLKEGDALGCLDALEDSWPIKKGLSSFYSGKSKSFTSLAEATSTVAAAKELAKPENPFNKRRRILANWSRRASCSSLATVTYLPPLLAPDHAVAEGDEGEEDDSDEEEEECNQLPHRGKNVRDAPALPLPPPRLLGVGMQRRNGLGSFRSPRSFSLSDLQNSSTDGSD